In a genomic window of Cytobacillus sp. FSL H8-0458:
- a CDS encoding (Fe-S)-binding protein: MKVSLFATCLVDMFQGNAGKAAVELLERLGCEIDFPESQVCCGQPAYNSGYVKESKEAMKRMITAFEHAEYVVSPSGSCAYMFHEYPHVFKGDSVWEPKAKKLAEKTYELTQFIVEVLKVDDVGAKLNGKATYHTSCHMTRLLGVKEAPMRLLKNVKGLEFEELPGKEQCCGFGGTFSVKMAQISEQMVDEKVGHIEETEAEILIGADAGCLMNIGGRIGRQGKPIRVMHIAEVLNCR, encoded by the coding sequence ATGAAGGTAAGTCTTTTTGCGACATGTCTGGTAGATATGTTTCAGGGGAATGCAGGCAAAGCGGCTGTTGAACTGCTCGAGCGGCTGGGGTGTGAAATAGATTTCCCGGAATCACAGGTCTGCTGCGGCCAGCCTGCCTACAACAGCGGCTATGTAAAGGAATCGAAGGAAGCCATGAAAAGGATGATCACGGCATTTGAACATGCAGAATATGTTGTTTCCCCCTCCGGATCCTGTGCCTATATGTTTCATGAGTATCCGCATGTTTTTAAAGGAGACTCAGTGTGGGAACCCAAGGCAAAAAAGCTTGCAGAAAAAACATACGAACTTACTCAATTTATTGTTGAAGTTCTAAAGGTGGACGATGTCGGGGCAAAGTTAAATGGGAAGGCCACCTATCATACATCCTGCCATATGACCAGGCTCCTTGGAGTAAAAGAAGCTCCCATGAGATTATTGAAGAATGTGAAGGGCCTTGAATTTGAAGAGCTTCCAGGCAAAGAGCAATGCTGCGGTTTTGGCGGTACTTTCTCCGTGAAAATGGCTCAAATATCGGAACAAATGGTAGATGAAAAGGTTGGGCATATAGAGGAGACTGAAGCAGAAATTCTTATTGGAGCTGACGCAGGTTGTCTGATGAATATTGGAGGCAGGATCGGAAGGCAAGGAAAACCAATAAGAGTTATGCATATTGCTGAAGTGTTAAATTGCCGCTGA